One stretch of Euphorbia lathyris chromosome 7, ddEupLath1.1, whole genome shotgun sequence DNA includes these proteins:
- the LOC136201448 gene encoding WUSCHEL-related homeobox 13-like, with protein sequence MEKGGPQSQNPIVGGVMKVMSDEQLELLRKQICVYVSISESLVQMHKSLSTHQDFTGMRVPASPYNTQLMSYAFHKLPARQRWAPKPAQLEILERVFDQSSVTPDRQRIKEITSQIAIHGPVSETNVYNWFQNRRARSKRKQQLNSNGEFKVGTEISESEEPKVKDKEKKIKSDDSQIDENLAFMVKQMYYQSPEMGGIDQLIGKTEVPLGYNSFWQIEHDSFT encoded by the exons ATGGAGAAAGGAGGACCTCAAAGTCAGAATCCAATAGTTGGAGGAGTAATGAAAGTTATGAGTGATGAACAATTGGAATTGCTAAGGAAACAGATTTGTGTTTATGTTTCTATTTCTGAAAGTCTTGTTCAGATGCACAAATCCTTGTCTACTCATCAAGATTTCACtg GTATGAGAGTTCCAGCAAGTCCATACAACACCCAATTGATGTCATATGCATTTCACAAGCTTCCAGCAAGACAAAGATGGGCTCCAAAACCAGCACAACTAGAGATTCTAGAGAGAGTGTTTGATCAAAGCAGTGTAACTCCAGATAGACAGAGAATCAAGGAGATAACAAGCCAAATTGCAATCCATGGTCCAGTTTCAGAAACAAATGTTTATAATTGGTTTCAGAATAGAAGAGCTCGTTCTAAGAGAAAGCAACAACTTAATAGCAATGGAGAATTTAAAGTTGGGACAGAGATTTCTGAATCTGAAGAACCTAAAGTTAAAGATAAAGAGAAGAAAATCAAGTCAGATGATTCCCAAATTGATGAGAATTTAGCATTCATGGTCAAGCAAATGTACTACCAAAGTCCTGAAATGGGAG gaattgatcaattgaTTGGTAAGACAGAAGTTCCACTGGGCTACAATAGTTTCTGGCAAATAGAACATGACTCCTTCACTTGA